The segment CGATGCACGCTTTCACGCACGGCAGCTTCCGGTAACCCAACAAGCACAGTTTTGGGCATCGACGAGGGTGTGTTATCAACCTCGATTTCAACAGGAACGGCATCAATGCCCACCAAAGCAAATGTATTTAGTTTGGCAAGCATAACATTACCGCGTGCTGAGATAATTGTGGAGACATGAAACTATTGTAGCAAACATTGTTTCTCTGTTGGCGGGTTTCAGCGTGTCATTCATTGTTACGGGCGGTAGATCATTTCTGGAGACATCAGCATGGTCCAGAGCACATCTTCCAGCTTTTCCCGCCAGGGTGCTGTCAGTTTATTCGTTGGTGGATCTCCCCTGCGTGCCTCTCCTTCTTCCTGTAGTTTCAACGTGGTGGCATCGGGGTGTAAGTGATTCGACCAGGAGACAAACGGTTTGGGTTTCCGCACCTGGGCTTGTGAGGCAGGGGTTGCCACCATCCTGCTGGTAAAGCCATCCTGTAGATATTCCCCCAATTGCGCTCGTTCGGCAGCAGTTGCAGACCGCGTGAACAGTCGCTGATGCAGTGCCTCCACAAAATCTTCTGCAGATTTGGCTTCGATTGCCATTTGTGTAATTTGATGATCATCGCTTAAGCGTGTCAGCCAGGTCATCATTGTACCATTTGCCAGAATTGCCGGTTGAATGACGTTGGTATCCGCATCTCGAATGGTGATCGGGTCTTGCCGGGCCCCACGCCAGCCAAAAGCAGTAAGCACATCGGCAACGGCCTGCACGCGGGGAAGTGCCAGACTGGGTCTGTCCCGTTCATTGGAGGTGGAAGTCAACATCCAGGAACGAGTGGGCACACCCAGCGAAATTGAATTTCGCACATCGCGTCGCCCATCGATATCCAGACTTACTTCCTCAGTAGGGAAAGACTTTCCTGCAGCATGGAACAAGGAATCGACGATTTGTTCCGCCTGCAATCGCACGCGGGCAGGTGCCGTAAACAATGGGGATGGCTTGGTCAGTGCGGGATCAATCTGCCGCTGATATGCATGCGAATTGAAAATCAGGCGAGCGATATGTTTGGTGTCGTAGCCGCTGCGGACAAATTCCCGCCCTAACCACTGCAATAATTCCGGGTGACTTGGCTGGGATTTCTCCCAGTCATCAACTGTTTCCACAATCCCACGACCCATGAAACGCTGCCAGATACGGTTGGCCATTACCTGGGCAAATCGCTCATTCTGTGGTGCTGTCAGCCAGCGTGCCAGGTACTCTCTTGGTAGTGCATTTTTCTCGGCATCCAGCGCAGGAGCCTCAAAAATTGTGGTAAACGGCCATGCAGGTGCTACCGTTGTGCCTGGCTTCAAAGTGACCTGAATTAGTGGCTTTCGCTGTAATCCATGGAAAGCATCCAGCGGCACACTACTGCTGGCGGGCAGCTTGATCGGTTTGGTCTGCAGCAGTGCCGCAAGTTGAAACAGCTCTTCTTGTGTAGAACGGTGTCCGGGTGCATCGTGGCAGCGGGCACATTTCATCTGCACACCCATGAAGGCATTGGCAACAATCATCGCCTTGGCAGCCATTGGCACATCATTCTGAGAAGCAATGCCAAACCCAGCAGGCCCACCAAAGCGTTCGCTTCCTTCCATGCGGATCAATTCCGTAACGAATAGATCCATTGGTTTGTTATCAAGCAGCGATTCGTAGATCCACCAGCGAAATGGCCCCGTGTTATTTAACGTGGGGTTAAGAATATTTGGATTTTCGGCCAGTACATCTAACCAGTAACCCATCCACTGATCAGCCCACCTGGGGTCTGAAAGTCGCTTTTCAATCCAGCGTTGGCGTTTATTCGGTTGGTGGTCTGCCTGAAACTCAGCAATTTCTGCCAGAGTGGGTACCACGCCAACCGTATCCAGAGATAATCGGCGCAGGAAAGTCAGATCATCGGTCAGATCGGTTAGTTCAAAGCGGTTCACATCCAGGTCTGGCCATGTCGCACCTTGCTTGATCCAGGCAGTGATTAATTCAATTTCTTTGGGCGATAATTTCTCACCTTTTGGTGGCATTACTAACGAGGAATCATTACTGTTGACACGCGACAACAATGCACTTGTTTCCGGTTTCCCAGGCGAAATCGCAGCACCTTCGTCATTGCCACCATGCATTGCATGCTTGAGAGAATCGAGCCGTAGCCCACCCTTGGCATTACTGCCTGCGTGGCACCCATAACACTTCTGTTGCAGAATCGGTGCGATCGACCGATAGAAATCCACATTACCAGCTACAACCTGTTGTTGCTGATTTTTAACCGTAACAATTTTAAGTGCCAGGAAGTGATCAATTGCATTGTTTGCAGGATAACCAGCCAGCAACTTAGGAATTGCCGGTTCTGGTGTGCTTTCCAGCCATTGCCGTGCCGCTTCTCGGCGGGCTTTCCATTCCTCAGCAAATTGCGTGCGGAGTTTTGCACGTGCTGCAGCATCCATTTCCATCAGCATTTGTTGCTGACCTCGATCATACTCATGCCAGCCAGCATCGTTGTAGCTGATCTCTTGTTCCGTGGGGGTCAGCAGTTGCCAGCGATCGGTGCCTTCGAAAGATATGGCTACCACAGTTTCGCCCATTTCCGGGCGACGATTCAGCTTGCCAACATATCCCCCCACAATCGTTTCCAGCACAAATAACTGCTTCTTACCAGTCGACTGCAATTCCATCCAGCTTTCGCTGTTTCCTGGCGGGGCAAAGCGAAAATCTGGCCCAAGGTTCAGGTAACTATCAGGTAACTTGATCGTACCGTGCCCAGAAGAATCTTCTTTGGGAAATGGATTGGACATGACCAGTTTACCATCCACATACAAACGTGCTGCACCGCGCCCGCGCAAGAGCAGGCGGTGATTCCCTGGCGGTAACTGGATCATACTTGCAGCGCGAAACAGGAACGGATTGGCACGGTCGGCCCGCACCCCCGTTGAGGTATATTTCTGCGGGTAACCGGAAAAGCCAAAGTGGGTCGTTTCGTACTTTTCATTAGGCTTCAATTGTTCATCCGGCCAGGCATTTCGTGTGGGCATGCCATCTTCACACAGATGCACCAATACTTTGCCATCAGGAATATCCTGTGGTTTCAAAATTGGTACTGGTGGCTGCATCTGAAATCGCTCTTTCAATACTGCATCAGGTACTGCTTCTCGCCACACCATCACATCATCAAGCCATCCTTTGAATGTATTGCCAGCACCACCACCGTTGCCAGTTCCCAGCATCAGCTTATCGCCATCCTCTACTGGCGGTGCGGCGGTTTCACCTGCCATGTCCCATTTGCCACGTACTACCTGACCATCGATGAATCCTTTGATGGTTTTTGGTTTGCCGAAGGTATACGTAATAGCCACGTGGTGCCAGCCGGACGTGCCAAAACCCTGGTCGCTGGTCCAACGATGCCACTGGGCAGGCGTTTCTTTCGTGGGGGCAGATGAAAACAAAAAACTGATAGCAGTGTGCTGGGGTGTCTGGTGCAAACGCAATGCATAATTCTGATTGATAGTGGGAAAACCTTTCTGCAGCGTTCTACCTTTACCAATCAAATAAGCGTAAGAATTCTGCGGCAGACTTTGAACCTTAACCCAGCATTCCATCGTGATGGAATCACCATTGGAAAAACGCAACTGCTGATCTGGCAATGCACTGTCTTCCAGCACAATTGGCTGTTTGCCAAACTCGCCCGCCATGTTGGTGGCAGGGTAATTGGGGTAAACAGGCAATCGCGGCCCCGCACCACGTGGGAAATTGGCGGGCACACCTTTTTCCTTGGGATCGTCAAATGTCCAATGCAGAATTGGCTGGCTTTTGGGACTACCAGAGTCGTTATTAGGCTGGGCATGGACCGTGGGAAATGAACCAAAACTGATCAGCCCAAGCAGCGTGAAAAGTGTAGCGTTTAATTTTGACATGACTTTTACCATCTTTCAGTTGAATAGAAGGTACCAGAAGTTGTGCAGATATACAACTCTCTGGCACGAAAATGTGCGATGAAATAACGCGTAATCAGCTCAATAATCCATAGTTTACCAGGGCCTGTTTCACTTTTGCCTCACCATCCGCATCCAATGGATAAAGTGGCAGCCGTACTTCCCCGGTGCCTTTACCAAGCAACTTCAAGGCGGTTTTAACCGGGATCGGGTTCGAGGCAATGCCCAGCATATCGCGACACAGTGGGAACAGTTTTTTGTGCAGACGAATGGCTTCATCGATATTCCGACTGGCAAATGCCTGTACCATCGCTTTCATATCTTTGGGCACCAGATTCCCCACCACGGAAACTACGCCACCCCCACCAATACTCATCAGTGGGAGAGTCAGTGAATCGTCGCCGGAAAGAATATTGATGTCGCACAGTGTGGCGATTTGTGATGCCTGATCCAACGAACCAGTGGCTTCTTTGACTGCCACCACCGAAGGGTAGCTTTTGTGGATGCGGGCAATCGTTTCCGGCAGAATGTTCGAACCTGTGCGTCCAGGAATATTGTACAGTACAATTGGCAGGGCAGTTGCTTCGGCCAGTGCTGCAAAATGGCGGAAATAACCTTCCTGATTCGGTTTGTTGTAATACGGGCCGACAATCAACGCACCATTCGCCCCACATTTTTCTGCTGATTGTGTCAGGCGGATTGCTTCCCGAGTGGAATTCGATCCGGTTCCAGCCATCACTTTAATGCGACCTGCCGCACGTTCTACCACTGCGGCAATCACTTGTTCGTGCTCCTCATGATCCAGCGTGGGAGATTCTCCAGTGGTGCCCACGGGTGCCAGGCAGTCTGTGCCCTCTTCTACGTGCCAGTCGACCAGTTCCTGCAATGCAGGAAAATCTACTTTGCCATCCTTGAATGGGGTGACAATTGCAACTGTTAGTCCTGAAAAACGTTCCCCACTCATATCCTGATGCTCCCAAATTCCGACAAATGGAATAGTGTTTTTAGAATTTTGTGTTGGCTAGTCGAGGCCGGATTTTTTACTCTTCTACTTCTGGTTCATCCAACTGCATCACATGCAGCATGCCGCGCAGAACTTCACCGTTTAATTCCGATTCATCATCCGTGAACTGTGCCATCAACAGTAATGAACCACTGGTCATTGGCACGGCACGGATCCATGTGGTGTTGGTCAGGTCGAAGTGAAAGAATTGTGCGTCATAACCCACTGCAGGCAGGCCGGAAATCGTATCGATTGCATCGATCACTTCCAGCTTGGGATATTCAGATTTCAGTTCCTGCAACGCCACATCAGCTGTTTCACCCAGGTCAAACTCTCCTTCGGTGAAACTGACAAGAAGAAAAGCGGTCGATGGGCTTTGAACAAAGGCCGACCACGATTCTTCCCCAGGAGAAATCTCTACCTGCCAGTTTTCTGGATAGGGAAACCTAACACCCGCATAATTGAATGTGGCTGGCATGGCACAACTCCCACTTCGAATCAGTTCATAATTTGTTATTCTACGTAATCATTGACAAACTCCTACGTGCACTCAGAAAACTAATCGGGCGTACATTATATATAACGCAGATCAGTGGAAAAAGTTTCACAAAAATTCAAATTTTTCAAAAAATAATGGCGAGGTCGAATTGTCTGTGAGTTTTTACTCATATTTTCCATGGTCGCCGCATAAAAATGATACGATTCTCATTAATTAATGCACGAATTGCAGCACTGATGCTGAACTTTTTCGCACTATTTCAAGAAACTGGTGCAATGCAGGGAACTTATCCCACAGTGATTTCGTCAAAAGGATGAGGATATTTTCGTAACACGGCAAATTTGGTTTCTTAAAAACCAAAAAGCTGGGCTACGATAACATGAATACAGACCACGACTCGCCATTTTTCAGCAGAAGCAACATGATGAGGCGAGTTTTTTTGAAAGTTGTCGGTTCACAAGGAGAATCACGATGACCAACCGTACATTCCGGTGGGGGAGCACGTTCAGCGTCGCTTTTGCCATGCTGGTAGTGGGCAACGTCTTCGGGCAGAATCAGGCACCGCCTGCAACAAGCATCATTAACGAAGAATTGTCCAAATCCTGGAAGGCAGCCGAATTGCGACCTTCCAAACGTTCAACAGATTACGAATTTGTCCGTCGGGCATTTATCGACATCATTGGGCGTATTCCCTCAGCAGAAGAAGCACGTGATTTTGCCGATCTGGACCGCACCCCGAACAAGCGGGCGAAACTGGTCCATCGATTGCTGTACGCACGAGATTACAATCCCAAAGACAGTCGGGGCCGTCCGATGATGGATCCCGCGAATCCGAAGCAGAAAATGACCTACGATTACGCTTCGGAATACGCACGTCACTGGTCGAACATCTGGACCGTCTGGTTAATGACTCGTGGTGGTGTTGCTGAAGAATACCACGATTCGATGGAACTTTATCTCGAATCGGAATTTGTGAAAAATACCCCCTGGAATGAACTGGTGCGTGCGTTGGTGACTGCCAAAGGCAAAACCAACGATAACGGTGCCGCTGCATTCGTGATGGCTCACCTTGGCGAACGCACCCCGCAGGATCGTCGGATGGAAGATGGTCCTTGGGATGCTGTACCCATTACTTCCCGCGTTACCCGCTTGTTCCTGGGCATTCAAACCAACTGTATTCAGTGCCACGATCACCCGTTCAGTCCGGAATTGAAACAGGAGCACTTCTGGCAGGTGAATGCGTTTTTCCGCACCACCGATATTGACCGGATGCCCGCCAACCGCAACGGCAATAACAACAAGAAGATGGCAGCACTGCCTGTGGAAGTGAAAGATGATCCCGAATACAACCGCAGCCAGCGGATTTTCATGGAACGTCGCAGTGGTGTGATTTTTGCAGTGAAACCAAATTTCCTGCCGAACATGGCTGAACTAATGGAAGATGCTGGTGCACCGAAACGAACCGTGCCCGCCGGGAAATCGCGTCGGGATGCTCTGGCAGATTACCTGTTACAGCATGATAACTTCGGAAAAGCATTCGTTAACCGAATGTGGGGGCACTTCTTTGGCCGTGGTATGAATGAACTGGCCGCAGCCGACGACTTTGGTGGCCACAATCAAGTGGTTCATGTTGACCTGCTGACCAAACTGGGCCACACATTCTCAGTTGAATACTACTACGACATTAAGAAAATGATTGAAACCATCTGCAATAGCGATGCCTACAGCCTGTCTTACCAGGCTAACGGCCTGCCCGAGGGCAAAGGCGGCAACGCAACGTTGGAAGCAGAACCGTATTTCACCCGCATGCCGTTGAAATCGATGTCGCCTGAAGTGCTGTTCGAATCCTTGGAAGTTGCAACCCGCCTTGGGGAAGCAGCAGACAAAGATGCCCGTCGTGCCAAACGCACCACCTGGATGAACAAATTGGTGGCAAACTTTGGTGATGATGAAGGGAACGAAGTGACCTTCAATGGTACGATTGTTCAAGCGTTGTTGATGATGAATGGTCCGGAATTGAACAGTGAAATCAGTCGCAAGAACAACAGTACTGTTGAGCGGGCAATGGCCATGTACCCCGGCCGTGGTACTGCATATGATGAAGCATCGATTGTCAATGAACTGTTTATGACTGCATTGGCACGCAAACCAAGCACGGTTATTAAGGTTGAAATCCCTCGCGTCAATCCTCGCACCAATGAAGTGATGAAGGATTCGAAAGGTGATGTGCTGACCACGCAGATTACCGAGGATATGTTTATCAAACAACAGATCCTGGCTGTGCGTCAGAAAGCAACAGGTGGCAATGCCAAACAGGTTTATCAGGAATTCTTTGAAGATTTGTTCTGGTCGCTGCTCAACTCTTCAGAATTCATTCTGAATCACTAATCTCTTTTCGGGATTTGTGATTTTCATAGCCCATTTGCAGAATACCTGATTCCTTCTGGAACCTGACACATGTCTTTTCGAGAACACCAAGGGGTGTATCTTGCCTCCAATGTGATCGTTACTGGCAATGTGGTGCTGGCCACCGGGGTGAACCTCTGGTACGGTACTATCATCCGTGGCGATATTGCCCAGATCAAACTGGAAACCAATGCCAATATTCAGGATGGATGTATTCTGCATACCGACTTCGGTGTTGATCTGCTTATCGAAGAAGGGGTTGTCGCAGGGCACGGTGCCATTATCCATGGTTCCCGCGTTGGCAGAAATACCCTGATTGGCATCGGTGCTAGAATACTTTCAGGAACTCTGATCGGTGAAGAATCGATCATCGCTGCTGGCAGTGTTGTGGTTGAAGGTGCAGTGATTCCCCCACGTTCGGTGGTAATGGGCATACCTGGGAAAGTGGTGCGTCAGGCAACAGATGAAGACATTGCAAAAACAATCAGCATCAACCAGCGTTATCTGGAATTAGCTCGGTCTTATACACGCAATGAAATAGTTTTTCCTTATGACTGATCATCTCCTCTCCGAATTCGAAACCAGATCAACGTCACTCCATGACGAACTTGGTCATTTCATTTCACGCCGTGCAGTCATCGATGAACGGCATGCCAGAATTGCACGTTTATTACAGGAAGTGGGGTGCGATGGTGTACTCATTCAGGAGCCCACCAATTTTCGCTGGCTTACTGCAGGTGCAGAACCACGTGGGCTGATTGGTCGGGAAGAACGCCCCGCCTTATATTTCAGCGATCAGATGCGCTGGCTTTTGTGCTCATCGATTGATTCCCAACGTTTTTTTGATGAAGAGCTCGATTCTCTGGGTTTTCAATTAAAAGAATGGTCATGGATGCACAGTCGGGAAAAACTGCTCAGTGAGATGGTGTATACCCGAAAGTTTGCCGGAGATGTGCCTTTTAAAGATGGTAAAGTACTTGGGCCGTTTTTGATTCAGGAGAGACGGGTGTTAAATGACTGGGAACAAGGGATTCTCAGTCAGCTTGGAAGGCAACTAGCCCACGCACTGGAAGCAACTGCCAGAGATTTCCGTGCAGGTGAAACGGAAGACGAAATCGCTGGTCAGATTGCCCACCGTTTATACAAGCACGGAATTGAACCGCTTGGAATCGAGGTCCATGGCGATGGCCGAAGTGGGGAATACACTCGACGTGGCGTAAGGGCGTTAGCTGTAAATCACTGGGCCGTTTTACAGGCGACTGGACGCTGGCGCGGGCTGCATGTAACTGCAGCACGCACCGTCAGTATTGGTCAACCGGCTAAGGAGTTGCTCGATGCCTATGCAATGGCTCACCGGTTATGTGCAGCCCAGTTGCATCTTGCAACAGTCA is part of the Zavarzinella sp. genome and harbors:
- a CDS encoding DUF1553 domain-containing protein, giving the protein MSKLNATLFTLLGLISFGSFPTVHAQPNNDSGSPKSQPILHWTFDDPKEKGVPANFPRGAGPRLPVYPNYPATNMAGEFGKQPIVLEDSALPDQQLRFSNGDSITMECWVKVQSLPQNSYAYLIGKGRTLQKGFPTINQNYALRLHQTPQHTAISFLFSSAPTKETPAQWHRWTSDQGFGTSGWHHVAITYTFGKPKTIKGFIDGQVVRGKWDMAGETAAPPVEDGDKLMLGTGNGGGAGNTFKGWLDDVMVWREAVPDAVLKERFQMQPPVPILKPQDIPDGKVLVHLCEDGMPTRNAWPDEQLKPNEKYETTHFGFSGYPQKYTSTGVRADRANPFLFRAASMIQLPPGNHRLLLRGRGAARLYVDGKLVMSNPFPKEDSSGHGTIKLPDSYLNLGPDFRFAPPGNSESWMELQSTGKKQLFVLETIVGGYVGKLNRRPEMGETVVAISFEGTDRWQLLTPTEQEISYNDAGWHEYDRGQQQMLMEMDAAARAKLRTQFAEEWKARREAARQWLESTPEPAIPKLLAGYPANNAIDHFLALKIVTVKNQQQQVVAGNVDFYRSIAPILQQKCYGCHAGSNAKGGLRLDSLKHAMHGGNDEGAAISPGKPETSALLSRVNSNDSSLVMPPKGEKLSPKEIELITAWIKQGATWPDLDVNRFELTDLTDDLTFLRRLSLDTVGVVPTLAEIAEFQADHQPNKRQRWIEKRLSDPRWADQWMGYWLDVLAENPNILNPTLNNTGPFRWWIYESLLDNKPMDLFVTELIRMEGSERFGGPAGFGIASQNDVPMAAKAMIVANAFMGVQMKCARCHDAPGHRSTQEELFQLAALLQTKPIKLPASSSVPLDAFHGLQRKPLIQVTLKPGTTVAPAWPFTTIFEAPALDAEKNALPREYLARWLTAPQNERFAQVMANRIWQRFMGRGIVETVDDWEKSQPSHPELLQWLGREFVRSGYDTKHIARLIFNSHAYQRQIDPALTKPSPLFTAPARVRLQAEQIVDSLFHAAGKSFPTEEVSLDIDGRRDVRNSISLGVPTRSWMLTSTSNERDRPSLALPRVQAVADVLTAFGWRGARQDPITIRDADTNVIQPAILANGTMMTWLTRLSDDHQITQMAIEAKSAEDFVEALHQRLFTRSATAAERAQLGEYLQDGFTSRMVATPASQAQVRKPKPFVSWSNHLHPDATTLKLQEEGEARRGDPPTNKLTAPWREKLEDVLWTMLMSPEMIYRP
- the dapA gene encoding 4-hydroxy-tetrahydrodipicolinate synthase, giving the protein MSGERFSGLTVAIVTPFKDGKVDFPALQELVDWHVEEGTDCLAPVGTTGESPTLDHEEHEQVIAAVVERAAGRIKVMAGTGSNSTREAIRLTQSAEKCGANGALIVGPYYNKPNQEGYFRHFAALAEATALPIVLYNIPGRTGSNILPETIARIHKSYPSVVAVKEATGSLDQASQIATLCDINILSGDDSLTLPLMSIGGGGVVSVVGNLVPKDMKAMVQAFASRNIDEAIRLHKKLFPLCRDMLGIASNPIPVKTALKLLGKGTGEVRLPLYPLDADGEAKVKQALVNYGLLS
- a CDS encoding DUF1549 domain-containing protein, encoding MTNRTFRWGSTFSVAFAMLVVGNVFGQNQAPPATSIINEELSKSWKAAELRPSKRSTDYEFVRRAFIDIIGRIPSAEEARDFADLDRTPNKRAKLVHRLLYARDYNPKDSRGRPMMDPANPKQKMTYDYASEYARHWSNIWTVWLMTRGGVAEEYHDSMELYLESEFVKNTPWNELVRALVTAKGKTNDNGAAAFVMAHLGERTPQDRRMEDGPWDAVPITSRVTRLFLGIQTNCIQCHDHPFSPELKQEHFWQVNAFFRTTDIDRMPANRNGNNNKKMAALPVEVKDDPEYNRSQRIFMERRSGVIFAVKPNFLPNMAELMEDAGAPKRTVPAGKSRRDALADYLLQHDNFGKAFVNRMWGHFFGRGMNELAAADDFGGHNQVVHVDLLTKLGHTFSVEYYYDIKKMIETICNSDAYSLSYQANGLPEGKGGNATLEAEPYFTRMPLKSMSPEVLFESLEVATRLGEAADKDARRAKRTTWMNKLVANFGDDEGNEVTFNGTIVQALLMMNGPELNSEISRKNNSTVERAMAMYPGRGTAYDEASIVNELFMTALARKPSTVIKVEIPRVNPRTNEVMKDSKGDVLTTQITEDMFIKQQILAVRQKATGGNAKQVYQEFFEDLFWSLLNSSEFILNH
- a CDS encoding gamma carbonic anhydrase family protein produces the protein MSFREHQGVYLASNVIVTGNVVLATGVNLWYGTIIRGDIAQIKLETNANIQDGCILHTDFGVDLLIEEGVVAGHGAIIHGSRVGRNTLIGIGARILSGTLIGEESIIAAGSVVVEGAVIPPRSVVMGIPGKVVRQATDEDIAKTISINQRYLELARSYTRNEIVFPYD
- a CDS encoding M24 family metallopeptidase, with product MTDHLLSEFETRSTSLHDELGHFISRRAVIDERHARIARLLQEVGCDGVLIQEPTNFRWLTAGAEPRGLIGREERPALYFSDQMRWLLCSSIDSQRFFDEELDSLGFQLKEWSWMHSREKLLSEMVYTRKFAGDVPFKDGKVLGPFLIQERRVLNDWEQGILSQLGRQLAHALEATARDFRAGETEDEIAGQIAHRLYKHGIEPLGIEVHGDGRSGEYTRRGVRALAVNHWAVLQATGRWRGLHVTAARTVSIGQPAKELLDAYAMAHRLCAAQLHLATVNDRMNRVYDVAKQFLKDTAWEHDWRKYPAVIFTGRDSIEQILSPTNAAGWKEYGGVLFQQRLADSILMDTYLLDFSGWKLVTTAQDWPIRMAILNGKKYPKADMLIR